A window from Telopea speciosissima isolate NSW1024214 ecotype Mountain lineage chromosome 8, Tspe_v1, whole genome shotgun sequence encodes these proteins:
- the LOC122672724 gene encoding berberine bridge enzyme-like 26 translates to MSRSPSILVAILSAFLFSISWVPAASNPVIQSNFLQCLSSHSQSFIPLYTRTNSSYSTILESTIDNLRCYSLAIPKPLLIVTPKQESHIQATVYCAKSYGLQFRVRSGGHDYEGQSYVADSPFIMLDMTNFRDINVSTEDNSAWVQAGAILGELYYKIAQKSKYLGFSAGLCPTIGVGGHFSGGGFGPMVRKYGVAADHIVDVRMVDGKGRILTRATMGEDLFWAIRGGGGASFGAIISYKISLVAVPPTVTVFSVSKTLEEGATKLLYRYQQVVDKLHEDLFIRVSILPTTNKSGNKTILVAFTSLYLGGSKELLPLIKKSFPELGVQSKDCKEMSWIQSVLYFAGYTNGESIDTLLNRTPQFRGYFKGKSDFVKEPIPETGLEGLWKNILEGDTFLMFFVPFGGKMNEISESSIPFPHRKGNIYNIQYVARWTEQENPQAGKHIAWIRKLYDYMAPYVSKNPRAAYLNYRDLDLGRNGHGETSYSQAVTWGSKYFKNNFNRLVQVKTKVDPGNFFRNEQSIPPLRMGAEGVLVNK, encoded by the coding sequence ATGAGCAGGTCACCCTCTATTCTAGTTGCAATACTTTCTGCATTTCTGTTTTCGATTTCATGGGTACCTGCAGCTTCAAACCCAGTCATACAATCCAACTTTCTCCAATGCCTTTCTTCCCATTCTCAATCCTTCATTCCACTCTACACCAGAACCAATTCTTCTTATTCAACAATTTTAGAATCTACCATAGACAACCTCAGATGCTATTCCCTTGCAATACCAAAACCTCTGCTTATTGTTACACCCAAGCAGGAATCCCACATCCAAGCAACTGTTTATTGTGCCAAAAGCTATGGCCTACAGTTTAGAGTTCGAAGCGGTGGTCACGACTACGAAGGCCAATCCTATGTTGCAGATTCTCCCTTCATTATGCTTGACATGACCAATTTTAGAGATATCAATGTCAGTACAGAGGATAACAGTGCATGGGTTCAGGCTGGTGCAATTCTTGGTGAACTCTATTACAAAATTGCACAGAAAAGTAAGTATCTTGGTTTCTCAGCAGGACTTTGTCCCACAATAGGTGTTGGTGGGCACTTCAGTGGAGGTGGATTTGGTCCTATGGTGAGAAAGTACGGTGTCGCTGCTGATCATATTGTCGATGTTCGAATGGTTGATGGTAAGGGTAGAATTCTCACCAGAGCAACCATGGGGGAAGATCTATTTTGGGCAATCAGAGGAGGTGGAGGTGCAAGCTTTGGGGCTATAATCTCATATAAGATAAGTCTTGTTGCTGTTCCACCTACTGTCACTGTTTTTAGTGTGTCCAAGACTTTAGAAGAAGGTGCTACCAAGCTTCTCTATAGATATCAACAAGTTGTTGACAAGCTCCATGAAGATCTCTTCATCAGAGTTTCCATTCTTCCTACTACCAATAAGAGTGGGAACAAAACAATACTGGTAGCTTTCACTTCTTTGTACCTTGGTGGCTCCAAAGAACTCCTTCCTTTGATCAAGAAAAGCTTCCCTGAATTGGGTGTTCAAAGCAAGGACTGCAAAGAGATGAGTTGGATTCAATCTGTACTTTATTTCGCCGGCTATACTAATGGAGAATCCATAGATACCTTACTCAACAGAACACCACAATTCAGAGGTTACTTCAAGGGGAAATCAGACTTCGTCAAGGAACCGATCCCGGAAACTGGGTTGGAAGGTCTATGGAAAAACATATTGGAAGGAGATactttcttgatgtttttcgTTCCTTTTGGTGGAAAGATGAATGAGATTTCAGAATCTTCAATTCCTTTCCCACACAGGAAAGGAAACATATATAACATTCAGTATGTGGCAAGATGGACAGAACAAGAAAATCCACAAGCTGGCAAACATATAGCTTGGATCAGAAAGTTGTATGACTACATGGCTCCTTATGTTTCCAAGAACCCAAGAGCTGCATATCTCAATTACAGGGATCTTGACTTGGGAAGGAATGGTCATGGAGAAACAAGCTACTCTCAAGCTGTGACTTGGGGATCTAAGTATTTCAAGAATAACTTCAATCGCTTAGTGCAAGTGAAGACCAAGGTTGATCCAGGTAATTTCTTCAGGAATGAGCAAAGCATTCCACCATTGAGAATGGGTGCAGAGGGTGTCCTTGTTAATAAATAA